The following are encoded in a window of Litoribacterium kuwaitense genomic DNA:
- a CDS encoding ROK family transcriptional regulator gives MQKGNAAYIKTMNKRLILKCVMEENAITRAAISKKLSLSKPTVSTLVNDLIDEQWLIETGNGSASKEGGRKPVNLSFNATRSYIIGVDIGGTSVGLGLTDLKGKVCAFREFPTQQHLHHHLFEEMKRHVESMKDQLRISDEKILGLGAGIPGVTNSRDGIVIEAPALKWKKYPIKEKLEQTFRLPVHVDNDVNTTVLGEHWIGIGKHKKNLVYVAIGTGIGSGIMINGTLYRGSNYSAGEIGYLVTDRKYAKEYHPVHEGYGFLESVAGGASMSAQLSKRIGIEVTAKEAFELYDKGNKEAIAVIDTALENLAIGISNYVSLFDPELIILGGGVSNAFTLIHKKVMDSMKRYAPQTCEVVKTSFDKEAGVIGSVALFLNEFEGLFNI, from the coding sequence ATGCAGAAAGGCAATGCAGCTTACATAAAGACAATGAATAAGCGCCTCATACTCAAATGTGTTATGGAAGAAAACGCCATTACACGAGCTGCGATATCTAAGAAACTATCATTGAGTAAACCGACCGTGTCGACGCTCGTCAATGACTTGATTGATGAGCAATGGCTGATCGAAACTGGCAATGGCTCTGCCTCTAAAGAGGGTGGGCGAAAGCCTGTGAACTTATCTTTTAATGCGACGAGATCTTATATCATTGGGGTTGATATTGGTGGTACTAGCGTAGGACTTGGGCTTACCGACCTAAAGGGCAAGGTTTGTGCATTTCGTGAATTTCCAACTCAACAACACCTTCACCATCATCTTTTTGAAGAGATGAAACGCCATGTTGAATCTATGAAAGATCAGCTGCGCATTAGCGACGAAAAGATCTTAGGTCTAGGAGCTGGTATTCCCGGCGTGACGAATAGTAGAGACGGCATTGTGATAGAGGCTCCCGCCTTAAAATGGAAGAAATACCCAATTAAAGAGAAGCTTGAACAAACCTTTCGTTTACCGGTACATGTAGATAACGATGTCAATACGACCGTGCTTGGTGAGCATTGGATAGGCATCGGAAAACATAAAAAAAACCTTGTCTACGTGGCAATTGGCACGGGCATTGGAAGCGGTATCATGATTAACGGAACTTTGTACCGCGGAAGTAATTATAGTGCAGGTGAGATTGGGTATCTCGTCACTGACAGAAAATACGCAAAAGAATATCATCCCGTCCATGAAGGCTACGGATTTTTAGAAAGCGTAGCGGGCGGTGCATCGATGAGTGCGCAGCTATCTAAACGGATCGGGATTGAAGTAACAGCAAAAGAAGCCTTTGAGCTTTATGACAAAGGAAATAAAGAAGCGATTGCGGTGATTGATACAGCTTTGGAGAACTTAGCCATAGGGATCAGCAACTATGTTTCTTTATTTGATCCTGAATTAATTATTTTAGGAGGTGGTGTCAGCAATGCATTTACATTAATCCATAAGAAAGTCATGGACAGCATGAAGCGTTATGCTCCGCAAACGTGCGAAGTCGTCAAAACGTCTTTTGACAAAGAAGCCGGAGTCATTGGTTCAGTCGCTTTGTTCTTAAATGAGTTTGAAGGATTATTTAATATTTAA